From the genome of Ktedonobacterales bacterium:
CGGCCCATCCGGGGTCGGCAAAACATCCCTGCTCAACGCGCTGGAGCCGGGCTTCAGCCAGCGCATCGGCGCCATCAGCGAGGCTACCGGCAAAGGTCGCCATACCACCACCAGTGTGCGGCTTTTCCCGCTCTCGTTTGGCGGCTGGCTGGCCGATTCCGCCGGTATCCGTGAACTGGCGCTCTGGAGTATTCCCGCCGAAGGGCTGGCTTCCTGTTTTATTGAGATGCGTCCGTACCTGGGGAAATGTGAGTTCGAGGATTGCACTCACGCCGAAAATGAGGAGGGCTGCGCCATTCGGCGCGCCCGCAAGCAGGGCAAGATTCGCGTAGCGCGCTATCGCAGCTACCTCCAGCTACGCCAGGAAGCCGAGGAAGACGAAAAAACGCTGGCGCGCGGCTGAAGATCGTCTATCAGCCCGCGCGCCAGCGAATCGGTCATGCCGCTCAGCGCAGGTCGCGCTCGACGTTGACCACATCCTTCATCTTTTTCAGCCTGGTAAAGATGTGATTTAACTGCTCCAGGCCCTCGATCTCCAGCGTCGCCGTGATGATTGCCTTGCGCGCCGAAGGAACGGTGGTCGCGCCCACCGCCGTCATATTGATGCCAATTTCCCCAACGGCTGTCGCCACATCGCGCATCAGGCCAGGTCGGTCCTGGGCGGTAATAATAATGGGCGCCAGATAGCGTTCCTGCGGCATCGTCTCCCAGCTTACCTCGATCAGCCGCTCTCCATTGCGCTCCTTGTAGCGTCGCAGGTTCTTGCAATTGGCGCGATGCACCACCACCCCACGCCCCCGACTGGTAAAGCCGATCACTTCATCGCCTGGCAGCGGTGAACAGCAGCTTGCCAGGCGGGTAAGCAGCCCACTCATCCCGCCAACAAGCAGCCCAGCCGCCTGCTTTGGCTCCGCAGGCGCTGTTGGCGTCAACGACGCCAGCACTGCCGAATCTTCCGCTGCCGCGCGCGCCTCGCGGTCGGTTGGCGTTTCATGGGCTTTTTGCTCCTCCTGGATATGCGCAACCAGCCGAAGCGCCACCGTATGTGGGCGCAGCTTTTCGCGCCCGGCGGCAGCCAGCAAATCCTCCCACGCGCCCTCGCCAAACTCCCCCAGCAGCCAGCTTTTCTCATCCTCGGTCAGCGCCGCCAATCCCCGCGCGCCCAGCGCGCGCAGTTCGCGGTCCAGGTGTTCCTGCCCTATCTGAATATCAATATCGCGCTCCGTCGTCTTCAGATAGCGCAAAATCTTCTCGCGGGCGTGCTTGCTGCGCGCAAAGGCCAGCCAGTCGCGGGAGGGATGAGCGTTCTTGTTGGTGATAATATCAACGATCTCGCCATTCTTCAGTTCATAATCCAGCGGCACCATGCGCGTAATCAGCCGCTCGGTGTCTGTGATGATGCGCGCCCCCGCGCAGTGATCACCGACCTCGCTGTGGATGCGATAGGCAAAATCCAGCGGCGTCGAGCCGACGGGCAACTCCTTCACATCGCCCTTGGGCGTGAAGACAAAAATCTGATCTTTGAAGAGATCATCCTTGACCGTCTCGACAAACTCCGTCGCCCCCAGCGATAGCTCTTTTTGCCATTCGCGTAGTTGCTCAATCCAGGCCAGCATCTCCTGACGTGGCAAGGCTGAGCCGCCGCTCTCTTTATAGTACCAATGCGTCGCCACGCCCAGTTCCGCTGTGCGGTGCATTTCGTGCGTGCGGATCTGAATCTCCGCCAGCCGGTTGTCCAGACAAAAGACGGTGGTATGGAGGGACTGATAGCCGTTTTGCTTGGGCTGGGCGATATAATCCTTGATGCGCCCATCCTTGGGACGCCAGAGCATGTGGATATGCCCCAGCGCCCGATAGCAATCCTCCACTGTATCCACCAGAATCCGAAAAGCGATCAGATCGTGAATCTCGCTGATGTCCACGCCTAGCCGCTCAATCTTGATATAGATGCTGTAGAGGTGCTTGGGGCGACCAGAGATTTCAGCCTTGATGCCAGCGCGGCGCATCTCTTCGTCCAGAATCTGGCAGACACGATCAATGTAGTCCTTGCGCTGCTCGCGCTTCTCGGACACTTGCTCTTTCAACCATTGATATTTCTTTGGCTCCAGATATTTAAAAGCCAGGTCTTCCAGTTCCGTCTTCACCAACCCCATACCCAGGCGGCCAGCCAGCGGCGCGTAAATCTCGCGCGTCTCGCGCGCTTTGGCTTGCTGCTGCGCCGGACTCATTGATTCCAGCGTGCGCATATTATGCAGCCGGTCGGCCAGCTTCACCATTACCACGCGCGGGTCTTCGGCCATCGCCAGCAGCAGCTTGCGCACTGTCTCAGCCTGCTGTTTGATGTAGCTATCGCGCACGCGCTTCTTGCGCCGCTCTTCATCTTCTGAGGCTGGCACGGGCCGTAATTGGACGCCGCCTTCA
Proteins encoded in this window:
- a CDS encoding bifunctional (p)ppGpp synthetase/guanosine-3',5'-bis(diphosphate) 3'-pyrophosphohydrolase, which codes for MSTASRKDIHPDHQSAQPATGALKALLDECQRYMSASDIELVEHAYALAEEAHRGVTRQSGEAYIEHPLAVAKILADMRIDAQGVAAALLHDVVEDTRFTLDDIRGRFGSGIAAVVDGVTKFNAFETKKAARGKSALEEKKTGPAKSALRLVTPARASDEQSQAEEHAGADDAGRIDASADSTTSTEGGVQLRPVPASEDEERRKKRVRDSYIKQQAETVRKLLLAMAEDPRVVMVKLADRLHNMRTLESMSPAQQQAKARETREIYAPLAGRLGMGLVKTELEDLAFKYLEPKKYQWLKEQVSEKREQRKDYIDRVCQILDEEMRRAGIKAEISGRPKHLYSIYIKIERLGVDISEIHDLIAFRILVDTVEDCYRALGHIHMLWRPKDGRIKDYIAQPKQNGYQSLHTTVFCLDNRLAEIQIRTHEMHRTAELGVATHWYYKESGGSALPRQEMLAWIEQLREWQKELSLGATEFVETVKDDLFKDQIFVFTPKGDVKELPVGSTPLDFAYRIHSEVGDHCAGARIITDTERLITRMVPLDYELKNGEIVDIITNKNAHPSRDWLAFARSKHAREKILRYLKTTERDIDIQIGQEHLDRELRALGARGLAALTEDEKSWLLGEFGEGAWEDLLAAAGREKLRPHTVALRLVAHIQEEQKAHETPTDREARAAAEDSAVLASLTPTAPAEPKQAAGLLVGGMSGLLTRLASCCSPLPGDEVIGFTSRGRGVVVHRANCKNLRRYKERNGERLIEVSWETMPQERYLAPIIITAQDRPGLMRDVATAVGEIGINMTAVGATTVPSARKAIITATLEIEGLEQLNHIFTRLKKMKDVVNVERDLR